Part of the Planctomycetota bacterium genome is shown below.
CGCGTCGAGGACGTCATACGGGGGGAGCGAATCCTGGTCCGTCTGATTCGGCCGGAGTTCCGCCGAAGGCGGTTTCTCCAGGACGCGCTCAGGGATCGGCGACCGGTCGGCTTCGGTGTTGCGGTCGGCTTCGGTGTTGATGGATCGCGCCAGTTCGTAGATCAAGGTCTTCGGCACATCGCTGATGACCGCGAGGCCGCCCGCCATGTCGCCGTAGAGTGTGCAGTAGCCGCAGGCCAGTTCGCTTTTGTTGCCCGTCGAGAGCACCAGCCAGCCGAACTTGTTCGAGAGGGCCATCAGGATGTTGCCGCGGACACGGGCCTGGACGTTTTCCTCGGTCACGTCGGGCTGGGCGCCTTTGAAAGCCTCGGCAAGTGCGGCTTCCATCGCGCGGTGCGGCTGCTCGATAGGGATAACCATGAATCGGACGCCCAGGTTCCGGGCGAGCGCCTCGGCATCCTCGAGGCTGTGGGGACTGGAGTATCGGCTCGGCATGGCGACGCCGACCACGTGGTCGGCGCCAAGCGCCTCCGCAGCGAGGCAGGCGACGACGCTCGAATCCACCCCGCCCGACAGGCCCAGGACAACGTCCTTGAACCCGCACTTGCGAACGTAGTCGCCGAGGCCGAGGACGAGCGCCCGGCGGACGGCGACGACGTCCGGCATCGGCGCGGGAACAGTCGAGAGCGGCGCGCCGCCGGGAATTTCAGCCATCGCCAGGTCTTCCTCGAACGCCGGCAGTTGCGCGACCAGGGCGCCCGAGGCATCCATGGCGAAACTTCCGCCGTCGAAAACCAGTTCGTCGTTGCCGCCCACCTGGTTGACGTACACGACCGGCCGGCGGTGCTTGCGGGCCTGCGTCCACACCAGGTTCCAGCGCTGGGCGAACTTACCGACCTCGAACGGCGAGGCGGACATGTTGACGAGCAGATCGGCCCCCGCCCGGACGAGTTCGGCAATGGGGTTGCCGTGGTAGAAGCGGGACGCGGGCCCGACCGCAGCCTCCTGGGTCCAGATGTCCTCGCAGATCGAGAGGCCGAGTCGCAGGCCGGCAAATTCGACGACGTGGGCGCCCCGGCCCGGCTCGAAGTACCGCAGTTCGTCGAAGACGTCGTACATCGGCAGAAGCGCCTTGTGCTTGATGGCAAGCACCCGCCCCTCGGCGACAAGGGCGGCGGCATTATGAAGCGGCAGGCCGTGCGTCCCGACGGAGCGGTCGACGAAACCCACAAGGAGGCCCGTCCGTCCGACCTCGCCCACGAGCCGCTCGAACGCCGCCAGGTTGTCCGCCACGAAACGCGGCTTCAGGAGGAGGTCCCGGGGCGGGTAGCCGACGAGCGACAGTTCGCCCGTCACCACCAGGTCCGCCCCCATGGCGGCGGCCTTCGAGTAGGCGCCGAGGATGCGTCGGCGGTTGCCTTCGATGTCGCCGATCGTCGGATTCAGTTGCGCCAGGGCGATCTTCATGCCAGTAGGTTAAAACCGGCGGGCGCCCGATGCCACTGAAAACCCCGGGCGAGACTTGCGGCGGATTCCTGTGTCGCCCTGGCGACGGGGCAACTCGCGGACCTCGTGGCCTTCTGCCTGGGGCGAGGCTGAGACGTGCCAACTCGCTACAGGCCCAGGGCGTCTCCAAGGCACTTTGCGATCTTGCCAAGATAGAGGTCCGCGGTGCCTAGTCTCCTTCGAATGAGAGCCTTGCTCAGGGTCAGAACCTTATCGCATCGGAAGACGGATGCGCGACGGAGCCCCGTCCGTTTGAACGCCACGTCGGAATCCCTCGCAAGAACACCCCACCGCGATGGCTTGGCAACACTGGACGAAACGGGAATTACTACACGGTCATCGCCACGATTAACAGCATCCGAACTGACAACCACCACGGGGCGAATCTTAACGCCACTAAGATCTGTGAAGTAAACTTCCGCGAGAACGACGTCACCCCGCTTCATACAGGCTCCCCATCCTCAAGCGAGTAAACATCCTCGCCCGCATC
Proteins encoded:
- a CDS encoding NAD+ synthase, whose amino-acid sequence is MKIALAQLNPTIGDIEGNRRRILGAYSKAAAMGADLVVTGELSLVGYPPRDLLLKPRFVADNLAAFERLVGEVGRTGLLVGFVDRSVGTHGLPLHNAAALVAEGRVLAIKHKALLPMYDVFDELRYFEPGRGAHVVEFAGLRLGLSICEDIWTQEAAVGPASRFYHGNPIAELVRAGADLLVNMSASPFEVGKFAQRWNLVWTQARKHRRPVVYVNQVGGNDELVFDGGSFAMDASGALVAQLPAFEEDLAMAEIPGGAPLSTVPAPMPDVVAVRRALVLGLGDYVRKCGFKDVVLGLSGGVDSSVVACLAAEALGADHVVGVAMPSRYSSPHSLEDAEALARNLGVRFMVIPIEQPHRAMEAALAEAFKGAQPDVTEENVQARVRGNILMALSNKFGWLVLSTGNKSELACGYCTLYGDMAGGLAVISDVPKTLIYELARSINTEADRNTEADRSPIPERVLEKPPSAELRPNQTDQDSLPPYDVLDAILDLYVRQERSRDEIVEAGFNPEIVQKIIRLVDRNEYKRRQAAPGLKVTSRAFGVGRRMPIAQAYDPNRR